One window of Anaerolineales bacterium genomic DNA carries:
- a CDS encoding YggS family pyridoxal phosphate-dependent enzyme, which translates to MDELVASIQERYLGALDRIAGAAKRSGRGPEAVKLVVVTKAQPVETARAAIEAGVRILGENYAEEGVTKIQSLANFSAVEWHMIGHVQSRKAQLVAGNFNFMHSLDSLKLAKRLDRFCAEAGRILPVLLEVNVGGEESKSGWNAFEESKWAGLPDELAVIFTLPNLKVLGLMSMPPLGDDAEFSRPFFQKLGRLREFLSSQFPQAVLSELSMGTSFDYEVAVEEGATYVRVGTAIVGPRQIKTEKV; encoded by the coding sequence ATGGACGAACTCGTTGCATCAATTCAAGAAAGATACCTTGGCGCGCTGGATCGAATCGCCGGTGCGGCAAAACGCTCTGGGCGGGGTCCGGAGGCGGTCAAACTCGTCGTGGTGACAAAAGCCCAACCGGTGGAGACAGCCCGTGCGGCGATCGAGGCGGGAGTCCGCATCCTTGGCGAGAATTATGCTGAAGAAGGTGTCACGAAAATTCAATCATTGGCAAATTTTTCTGCGGTAGAATGGCACATGATCGGTCACGTGCAAAGCCGCAAGGCGCAGCTCGTGGCAGGAAATTTTAATTTCATGCATTCGCTCGACAGCCTGAAACTTGCCAAACGGCTCGACCGTTTCTGCGCAGAGGCGGGGCGCATCCTGCCGGTCCTGCTGGAGGTTAACGTCGGCGGCGAGGAAAGTAAAAGCGGCTGGAATGCTTTTGAAGAGTCAAAATGGGCGGGGCTCCCGGATGAACTTGCGGTGATATTCACCCTGCCAAATTTGAAAGTGCTTGGCTTGATGTCGATGCCGCCGCTGGGTGATGACGCTGAATTCTCGCGCCCATTCTTTCAAAAGCTGGGACGGTTGAGGGAGTTTCTATCCAGTCAATTCCCCCAGGCGGTTCTTTCGGAGCTTTCGATGGGTACCAGTTTCGATTATGAAGTTGCAGTGGAGGAAGGCGCGACCTATGTGAGGGTCGGCACGGCGATCGTCGGACCGAGGCAAATTAAAACGGAGAAGGTATGA
- a CDS encoding PaaI family thioesterase has protein sequence MKRQLPYHGWCFVCGHENPNSIGLTWYVDDEGHLTSEFAFTESQQGPPGHAHGGASAAVLDEAMGLVVWAAGHKVAAVHIEINYHRPVPLHQSVFLEAHISQMDERKILSEGKILFADSTVAVSGSGIYVVAPQLFGEVRMTRQG, from the coding sequence ATGAAAAGGCAACTTCCCTATCACGGTTGGTGTTTCGTATGCGGCCACGAGAACCCGAACAGCATTGGGTTGACCTGGTACGTGGACGACGAGGGACATCTCACATCTGAATTCGCGTTCACAGAATCGCAACAGGGTCCGCCCGGCCATGCGCACGGGGGCGCCTCGGCTGCGGTGCTGGATGAAGCGATGGGGCTGGTGGTATGGGCGGCGGGGCACAAGGTCGCAGCTGTCCACATCGAGATCAATTATCACAGACCGGTTCCGCTCCATCAATCTGTATTTCTCGAGGCGCACATTTCACAAATGGACGAAAGAAAAATCTTAAGTGAGGGGAAAATCTTGTTTGCCGATTCAACCGTTGCCGTAAGCGGAAGCGGCATCTATGTCGTCGCGCCTCAATTGTTCGGCGAGGTAAGAATGACGAGGCAGGGATGA
- a CDS encoding amino acid ABC transporter substrate-binding protein, with product MESARLAAIKSNGKIRCGVNSGVPGFGFLDASGEFTGFDTDFCRALAVAIFNDVSAVEFRPLTAAERFTALQTNEIDVLIRNTTWTFSRDVELGTDFGPTTFYDGQGMMVRTDSGFTSLSDMGGATVCVLSGTTTELNLADAFSARGLEYEPLVFDNSDETAAAYDEGRCDGLTSDKSQLAGLRTTMTNPDEHVILPETMSKEPLGPVWAHGDQQWGDIVSWVVNGIIIAEEKGITSANVAEIASGTPEDPEVARLLGLEGSFGELLGLAPDFMVNVISAVGNYGEIYDRHLGPEGTDIPREGSFNALWKDGGLLYPPPWR from the coding sequence ATGGAATCAGCTCGTCTTGCGGCAATCAAGAGCAACGGAAAAATCCGATGCGGCGTCAACTCTGGCGTCCCGGGATTTGGTTTTCTGGACGCCTCCGGCGAATTCACCGGCTTTGACACCGACTTTTGCCGCGCCCTCGCCGTGGCCATCTTCAACGATGTCTCGGCTGTGGAATTCCGTCCGCTCACGGCGGCCGAACGATTTACAGCCCTACAGACCAACGAAATCGATGTCTTGATCCGCAACACGACCTGGACTTTCTCGCGCGACGTGGAGCTGGGCACAGACTTCGGTCCGACCACATTCTACGATGGTCAGGGCATGATGGTCCGAACGGACAGTGGTTTCACATCTCTGTCAGATATGGGCGGCGCTACGGTATGCGTGCTTTCTGGTACCACCACTGAACTCAACCTGGCTGACGCATTCAGCGCGCGCGGCCTCGAGTATGAACCGCTGGTCTTCGACAATTCGGACGAGACCGCCGCAGCGTATGATGAAGGTCGCTGCGATGGCTTGACCTCCGATAAGTCACAACTGGCCGGTTTGCGCACAACAATGACCAACCCTGACGAGCACGTGATTCTGCCCGAAACCATGTCCAAAGAACCGCTTGGACCGGTTTGGGCGCATGGCGATCAACAGTGGGGCGACATCGTCAGTTGGGTTGTCAATGGCATCATCATCGCTGAGGAAAAGGGCATCACCTCCGCCAATGTTGCAGAAATTGCGTCTGGCACACCGGAGGATCCGGAAGTTGCCCGCCTGCTCGGCTTGGAAGGCTCATTCGGAGAATTGCTCGGACTGGCACCCGACTTCATGGTCAATGTGATCAGCGCTGTGGGTAATTATGGCGAGATCTATGATCGCCACTTGGGACCCGAGGGTACCGATATCCCGCGTGAAGGTTCGTTCAACGCTCTCTGGAAAGACGGTGGTTTGCTCTATCCACCGCCCTGGCGCTAA
- a CDS encoding Cys-tRNA(Pro) deacylase — MPITNNVTRFLDSRKVKYEAHELPAEKLGARDAALYLNVPEIQVFKTVVTKREKGKPVLALVPAPCVVDLKLLADFLGEKKMHLPTEREAEQMTGLQAGGISPLALINRGFQVVIDLSAQEFDEIYISGGQRGLNIQLGVKDLAKLVNARFAEVRKIL; from the coding sequence ATGCCGATAACAAACAATGTCACACGGTTTCTAGATTCGCGCAAAGTGAAATACGAAGCGCACGAACTTCCCGCTGAAAAGCTGGGGGCAAGAGATGCGGCGCTGTATCTGAACGTCCCGGAGATTCAGGTTTTCAAGACCGTCGTAACCAAACGTGAGAAAGGCAAGCCGGTTCTTGCCCTTGTTCCCGCGCCATGTGTTGTAGATCTAAAATTGCTTGCGGACTTTTTAGGCGAAAAGAAGATGCACCTTCCCACCGAGCGCGAAGCCGAACAAATGACCGGATTGCAGGCAGGAGGCATATCGCCTCTGGCGTTGATCAACAGGGGATTTCAAGTGGTTATAGATTTATCCGCCCAGGAGTTCGATGAGATTTATATTTCGGGCGGGCAGAGAGGATTGAACATTCAGTTGGGGGTAAAAGACCTCGCTAAACTGGTTAACGCCCGTTTTGCCGAAGTAAGAAAAATCTTGTGA
- a CDS encoding amino acid ABC transporter ATP-binding protein, producing the protein MSEPIIVCKDVHKWFGNFHALKGVGMEVNKGEVIVIFGPSGSGKSTFIRTINRLEEHQRGTIIVDGIELTHDVRNIAVIRSEIGMVFQQFNLFPHLSVMQNIILAPVWVRKWPTDKAEAVAMELLERVGIPEQANKFPGQLSGGQQQRVAIARALAMQPKIMLFDEPTSALDPEMIKEVLDVMVELTKSGMTMLVVTHEMGFARAVADRMFFFDQGQIVESGTPVDIFEKPKEERTKLFLSQILSH; encoded by the coding sequence ATGAGTGAACCGATTATCGTCTGCAAGGATGTTCATAAGTGGTTTGGCAACTTCCATGCGCTCAAAGGCGTGGGGATGGAGGTTAATAAGGGCGAAGTGATCGTCATCTTCGGTCCTTCGGGCTCGGGGAAATCGACCTTCATACGAACGATCAACAGGCTGGAGGAGCACCAGCGCGGCACGATCATTGTCGACGGTATCGAATTAACCCACGATGTGCGTAACATCGCCGTCATCCGCAGCGAGATCGGGATGGTATTCCAGCAGTTCAACCTTTTCCCGCATTTATCCGTCATGCAAAACATCATCCTGGCGCCTGTATGGGTGCGCAAATGGCCCACGGATAAGGCGGAAGCAGTGGCCATGGAATTACTCGAACGAGTGGGCATCCCTGAGCAAGCGAATAAATTCCCCGGCCAGCTTTCGGGCGGACAGCAACAGCGCGTAGCCATTGCGCGTGCCCTGGCGATGCAACCCAAGATCATGTTATTCGATGAACCCACCTCCGCACTTGACCCGGAAATGATCAAAGAAGTCCTGGACGTCATGGTCGAATTGACGAAATCGGGCATGACCATGCTCGTCGTCACACATGAAATGGGATTTGCCCGCGCTGTGGCGGACCGCATGTTTTTCTTCGATCAAGGTCAGATCGTGGAGAGCGGCACTCCGGTGGATATCTTCGAGAAACCGAAAGAGGAACGCACCAAATTATTCCTCTCGCAGATCCTCAGCCATTAA
- the pgeF gene encoding peptidoglycan editing factor PgeF produces the protein MPFEQADALRYYQFNIFSNNVLNAVFTRQGGVSPEPWTSLNLSISVGDDPARVAENRIHAFNALGRNPASIHDAWLVHGTDVVHAEAPRSLDGPAQKADIIFTDNPHVSLFMRFADCVPLLFHDPKRHVIGIAHAGWMGTVRGVAESSINAMRDRYGSKPEDVVVGIGPSIGVDHYEVGEEVAAQFRERFGVDSDRILQIREGRIHLDLWTANALQLQKMGVEQIQISGLCTACHLEDWYSHRAEKGRTGRFGALMALT, from the coding sequence ATGCCTTTTGAGCAAGCCGACGCCCTGCGCTATTATCAGTTCAATATTTTTTCGAACAATGTCTTAAATGCCGTCTTTACCCGCCAGGGCGGAGTCAGCCCCGAACCGTGGACATCGCTCAACTTGAGTATTTCCGTCGGGGATGATCCCGCTCGCGTCGCGGAGAATCGCATCCACGCATTCAACGCGCTCGGTAGAAACCCCGCTTCCATCCATGACGCATGGCTGGTTCACGGCACAGACGTGGTTCACGCTGAAGCCCCGCGCTCTCTTGATGGACCAGCCCAGAAAGCGGACATCATCTTCACGGACAACCCCCATGTTTCACTCTTCATGCGTTTTGCCGACTGCGTGCCTTTGTTATTCCACGACCCGAAACGGCATGTCATCGGAATCGCCCATGCCGGTTGGATGGGAACGGTCAGGGGCGTTGCGGAATCCTCCATAAATGCGATGCGGGACCGTTACGGTTCGAAGCCGGAGGATGTGGTTGTTGGAATTGGTCCCTCCATCGGCGTGGATCATTACGAGGTGGGGGAGGAGGTGGCGGCTCAATTCCGAGAAAGGTTTGGCGTGGACTCGGACCGAATCCTCCAGATCCGCGAAGGACGAATCCACCTCGATCTCTGGACGGCAAACGCGTTGCAGCTGCAGAAAATGGGCGTGGAACAAATTCAGATCTCCGGTCTATGCACCGCCTGCCATTTGGAGGATTGGTATTCCCATCGCGCCGAAAAAGGGAGGACGGGCAGGTTTGGAGCGTTGATGGCGTTGACATAA
- a CDS encoding patatin-like phospholipase family protein: protein MEISLALGGGGAKGNAHIGVLRRLEREGYRIASVAGTSFGGLVAVLYAVGYSPKEIQTIFESVDQKALYGRDPEDGPSLLGLAGVRQLLNRTIGEKTFEDIRIPCAVTAVDINSGCEVILRSGRLKDALLSTVAIPGIFPVHRVDGLELVDGGVLNPVPVSVARMLSPNLPVVAVVLNDPIDKPLHPYNLPLPNIVPRPIVERLSRISLAQSLDIFLRSVDVSSRYVSFLRLQVDKPEITVRPEVHHIQILDRIAIEEVALLGEQALEKVLPDLKRETAWITRLGRRVFGNN from the coding sequence ATGGAAATTTCACTTGCATTGGGGGGAGGCGGCGCGAAAGGCAATGCCCATATCGGCGTCCTTCGTCGCCTTGAAAGGGAAGGATACAGGATCGCATCGGTCGCAGGGACAAGTTTTGGCGGCCTGGTGGCTGTGTTATATGCAGTCGGTTATTCTCCCAAAGAAATTCAAACCATCTTTGAATCGGTGGACCAAAAAGCCTTATACGGGCGCGATCCGGAGGATGGACCTTCCCTGCTTGGCCTGGCAGGTGTGCGTCAATTGCTCAACCGGACGATTGGCGAAAAAACATTCGAAGATATCCGCATCCCTTGCGCAGTGACAGCGGTGGACATCAATAGCGGATGTGAGGTGATCCTGCGGAGCGGCAGGTTGAAGGATGCATTGTTATCCACCGTCGCCATCCCGGGGATTTTTCCTGTCCATCGTGTCGATGGTCTTGAACTTGTGGATGGCGGTGTACTAAATCCCGTGCCGGTTTCCGTGGCACGCATGCTATCCCCCAACCTGCCCGTCGTGGCAGTTGTATTGAATGACCCGATCGATAAACCGTTGCACCCGTATAATCTCCCGCTTCCGAACATCGTCCCGCGTCCCATAGTGGAACGGCTATCGCGAATCTCGCTTGCCCAATCGCTGGATATTTTTCTCCGGTCGGTGGATGTTTCCAGCCGGTATGTATCGTTCCTGCGCCTACAAGTGGACAAGCCCGAGATCACCGTCCGCCCGGAAGTCCATCATATTCAAATCCTCGACAGGATCGCGATCGAGGAAGTTGCGCTCCTGGGCGAACAAGCGCTGGAGAAAGTCCTTCCCGATCTCAAACGCGAAACGGCGTGGATCACCCGCCTGGGGCGGCGCGTGTTTGGCAATAACTAG
- a CDS encoding sulfite exporter TauE/SafE family protein → MDISQITVWLALLAGLASFLSPCVFSLVPAYVGYLGGIAAGSDNPGERPSRWLTFSHGFAFVLGFSMVFVLLGVAASFAGGLLYDLRFWLAKIGGVVVVIFGLHMIGVFHIPFLAYDTRVQTAPDPKLGYLSSALMGVFFSAGWSPCVGPVLGAILTLAINGGSISQGATLLTFYSAGLAIPFLLAALGIGWVTTILRKYNKTMRYVEIAMGVVLVIIGVMLFAGTFELIAQRGQFFFYDFGL, encoded by the coding sequence ATGGATATTTCGCAAATCACTGTTTGGCTTGCCTTGCTTGCCGGGCTGGCATCGTTTCTCTCTCCTTGTGTCTTCTCCCTGGTCCCGGCTTATGTTGGTTATCTGGGCGGGATCGCCGCAGGCAGCGATAACCCCGGTGAACGTCCCAGCCGGTGGTTGACCTTCTCGCACGGTTTCGCATTTGTGCTTGGATTTAGCATGGTATTCGTTCTTTTGGGCGTCGCTGCCTCCTTTGCTGGCGGACTGCTCTACGATCTTCGTTTCTGGCTGGCGAAAATCGGCGGTGTGGTCGTCGTCATCTTTGGTTTGCACATGATCGGTGTATTCCACATTCCCTTCCTTGCTTACGATACGCGTGTGCAAACGGCGCCTGATCCCAAACTCGGCTACCTTTCCTCCGCCTTGATGGGAGTATTTTTCTCGGCGGGATGGTCACCCTGTGTCGGACCCGTCCTCGGCGCAATCTTAACTCTCGCAATCAATGGCGGATCGATCTCCCAGGGCGCGACGCTTCTTACCTTCTATTCGGCCGGTCTCGCAATCCCATTCCTTCTTGCTGCCCTCGGCATCGGCTGGGTGACGACCATCCTTCGCAAATACAATAAGACCATGCGCTATGTCGAGATCGCCATGGGAGTTGTCCTAGTCATCATCGGTGTCATGCTTTTTGCCGGGACCTTCGAACTCATCGCTCAACGCGGTCAATTCTTCTTTTACGATTTTGGCTTATAG
- a CDS encoding L,D-transpeptidase, which translates to MRKHLSRRDFIKLAGLGLGALAFMRISARDIDYRWDVFGQPKRLPQFPGSAIIGRVCEPDIDIRSRPTNDPNQNTSIGKLTADSLVEWNREVVGNVIGGLSNQRYVETPQGYIYGSVVQPTKNLPNTPVTELPNGQGFWAEVTVPYIDLAHEGIVASPWLQDHITYNFPPRLYYGQVVWIDQVRTNNGFPEYRWNEDANGRGYGYGGYGEFFWADGAGLKIITEADIATINPDVDPNEKTISIDLDYQTLSCYESGREVFFCRISSGKRYDPVTGEVVDTYATPAGTLLTYWKIISKNMTAGNEASGYSTPAVPWCTFIASGGVAIHGAFWHNAFGERRSHGCVNVLPEDAKWIFRWTMPYVSLAIGEERRELPDHGTIVNSTETQF; encoded by the coding sequence ATGAGAAAACATCTTTCACGACGCGATTTTATAAAACTTGCCGGGCTGGGATTGGGCGCGCTGGCATTTATGCGCATATCAGCCCGCGATATCGATTATCGCTGGGATGTGTTCGGTCAGCCGAAGCGTCTTCCGCAGTTTCCGGGCAGCGCGATCATCGGGCGAGTCTGCGAACCGGATATAGACATTCGCAGCCGCCCGACGAATGATCCTAATCAAAACACCTCCATCGGTAAACTCACCGCAGATTCACTTGTTGAATGGAATCGGGAAGTGGTGGGGAATGTTATTGGCGGATTGTCGAATCAGCGTTACGTCGAGACGCCGCAGGGATACATATATGGCTCGGTGGTTCAACCAACGAAGAATCTTCCAAACACACCAGTGACCGAACTTCCGAACGGGCAGGGTTTCTGGGCGGAAGTGACCGTGCCGTATATCGATCTGGCTCATGAAGGAATTGTAGCGTCGCCGTGGCTGCAGGATCACATCACCTACAATTTCCCGCCGCGCCTGTATTACGGCCAGGTCGTATGGATCGATCAGGTGCGCACCAATAACGGTTTTCCTGAATACCGTTGGAACGAAGATGCCAACGGACGCGGATATGGTTATGGAGGTTACGGCGAGTTCTTCTGGGCGGATGGCGCTGGGCTAAAGATCATCACAGAAGCGGATATTGCGACGATCAACCCCGATGTCGATCCAAATGAAAAGACGATCTCCATCGACTTGGATTACCAGACTTTGTCCTGTTATGAGAGCGGCCGCGAGGTCTTTTTCTGCCGCATATCATCCGGCAAACGGTATGACCCCGTGACGGGTGAAGTTGTGGATACCTACGCCACCCCGGCGGGGACTTTGTTGACCTATTGGAAAATCATCTCGAAGAACATGACCGCGGGCAATGAAGCGTCGGGATATTCGACCCCTGCAGTTCCATGGTGTACATTTATCGCTTCGGGCGGCGTCGCAATTCACGGCGCTTTCTGGCACAATGCATTCGGCGAGCGCCGCTCGCATGGATGTGTCAATGTCCTGCCGGAAGATGCAAAGTGGATCTTCCGCTGGACTATGCCATATGTATCGCTCGCGATTGGAGAAGAGCGCCGCGAACTGCCGGATCACGGCACGATCGTCAACTCGACGGAAACTCAATTCTAA
- a CDS encoding ABC transporter permease subunit (The N-terminal region of this protein, as described by TIGR01726, is a three transmembrane segment that identifies a subfamily of ABC transporter permease subunits, which specificities that include histidine, arginine, glutamine, glutamate, L-cystine (sic), the opines (in Agrobacterium) octopine and nopaline, etc.), which produces MRPNATDPTLLQPGRWSFWRDSRFLQALAQAIFVVLVLIAGRWLVGNLFTSLEERGLDLNFQFLQRTAGFGIGEGLPFERTDSFWRAFVVGFVNSIRVIVFGLALATVLGILAGISLLSGNWLLRNLVSAYVEVMRNTPLLVQLFFIYFGIILKLPSLQERLIVGQFSLSNRGFYFPRAVPQDGATLWLVLAGAALVGGIILYRILLKKRILTGSETWPGLKAGLLIFGIPLISWFLIPGNPFTLEYPELVGLRMEGGARVTPEFAGILFGLVLYTGAFIADIVRAGILAVPKGQLEAAKASGLTQAQVLRLVILPQAMRVIIPPLTNQYLNLAKNSSLAVGVGFPDLYNISSTIFNQSGQAVQVISLMMITYLLMSLLISAVMNVLNERLKIPER; this is translated from the coding sequence ATGAGGCCAAACGCAACCGATCCAACCCTGCTCCAGCCTGGTCGCTGGTCCTTCTGGCGTGATTCGCGCTTTCTGCAGGCGCTCGCTCAGGCGATCTTCGTCGTCCTTGTGCTCATCGCCGGGCGCTGGCTGGTCGGCAATCTATTTACATCCCTCGAGGAGCGGGGGTTGGATCTGAATTTTCAGTTCCTCCAACGCACCGCCGGCTTTGGGATCGGGGAAGGTCTTCCCTTCGAACGTACCGATTCCTTCTGGCGCGCCTTCGTGGTCGGTTTCGTGAATTCGATTCGCGTGATCGTCTTTGGGCTCGCCTTGGCAACCGTACTTGGAATCCTGGCCGGCATCTCTCTACTCTCAGGCAACTGGCTATTACGCAATCTCGTCAGCGCCTATGTCGAAGTCATGCGCAACACGCCGCTACTTGTGCAATTATTTTTCATTTACTTCGGCATTATTCTGAAATTACCTTCGCTCCAGGAACGACTTATCGTTGGACAATTCAGTTTGAGCAACCGCGGCTTCTACTTCCCACGCGCAGTACCTCAAGACGGCGCCACTCTCTGGCTGGTACTCGCGGGAGCCGCTCTCGTAGGCGGGATAATCCTGTACCGTATTCTTCTAAAGAAACGAATCCTGACCGGCTCTGAAACCTGGCCGGGACTCAAGGCCGGTCTTCTGATCTTCGGCATTCCGTTGATTAGTTGGTTTCTGATTCCTGGAAATCCCTTCACTCTCGAATATCCAGAACTGGTGGGCCTCCGCATGGAAGGCGGAGCACGCGTGACGCCCGAATTCGCAGGAATACTCTTTGGACTGGTGCTCTATACCGGAGCATTCATCGCCGATATCGTACGGGCGGGCATCCTGGCAGTGCCCAAGGGACAACTCGAAGCGGCGAAAGCCTCCGGTCTGACTCAGGCGCAGGTGCTTCGTTTGGTGATCCTACCACAGGCAATGCGGGTAATCATCCCCCCGCTCACCAACCAGTACCTAAATTTGGCAAAAAACTCCAGCCTCGCGGTGGGCGTGGGCTTCCCGGACCTGTATAACATTTCCTCGACGATCTTCAATCAATCCGGTCAGGCGGTACAGGTAATCAGCCTGATGATGATCACCTACCTCCTGATGAGCTTGTTGATCTCTGCCGTGATGAACGTCCTCAACGAGCGATTGAAGATCCCGGAACGGTAA
- a CDS encoding DUF2085 domain-containing protein, translated as MLNVTFFVKKDSPECDEVRGFLKEFQKQYPHRLAEVDIENDSAINAKYGGLVPVIEVGPYTLQAPISRQKLQITLGAASDRKNQLEKLDDPIYKYKTEKGRNLTTGDRVSFWIAKRYLLILNLFMLIYVGLPFLAPTLMKLGAEGAGQVIYRVYKPLCHQFGFRSFFLFGEQPFYPLKEAGMTGFKTFEEATGITGVDDPYSYSRFEARNFVGDETLGYKVALCERDIAIYLAILLFGIIFGLTGRCFKSLHWLAWLFLGIAPIGLDGFSQLLSQFNWDWFSAVIPYRESTPFLRVLTGGFFGLFTAWFAYPNIEESMNETRQYYIKKSAVIEAGN; from the coding sequence ATGCTCAATGTGACTTTTTTTGTTAAAAAAGATTCCCCGGAATGCGATGAGGTGAGGGGGTTCCTCAAAGAATTCCAAAAGCAGTATCCGCACCGCCTTGCCGAAGTGGACATCGAAAATGATTCGGCGATCAACGCGAAATACGGTGGACTGGTCCCCGTCATCGAAGTGGGTCCGTACACTCTTCAAGCACCCATCTCGCGCCAGAAATTGCAAATTACGTTGGGCGCGGCTTCAGATCGAAAGAATCAACTTGAAAAGCTCGACGATCCGATTTACAAATACAAAACAGAAAAAGGACGAAATTTGACCACTGGCGACCGCGTCTCCTTCTGGATCGCAAAACGCTACTTGCTGATCCTCAACCTGTTCATGCTCATTTATGTCGGATTGCCCTTCCTGGCGCCGACCCTGATGAAACTCGGCGCGGAGGGAGCCGGGCAGGTGATCTACCGCGTTTACAAACCCTTATGTCACCAATTTGGTTTTCGTTCTTTCTTCCTTTTCGGCGAACAGCCTTTTTATCCATTAAAGGAAGCGGGAATGACAGGTTTTAAAACGTTCGAAGAGGCAACCGGCATCACAGGCGTCGATGATCCATATAGTTATTCCCGTTTCGAGGCGCGCAATTTCGTCGGTGATGAGACTCTCGGCTATAAGGTCGCGTTATGCGAGCGCGATATCGCCATCTATCTCGCCATCCTTCTTTTCGGTATTATCTTCGGGCTGACGGGCAGGTGCTTCAAATCATTGCATTGGTTGGCATGGCTTTTCCTGGGGATCGCGCCCATCGGTCTGGATGGTTTTTCCCAACTCCTGAGTCAATTCAATTGGGATTGGTTTTCCGCCGTCATTCCCTATCGGGAAAGCACGCCATTCCTGCGGGTGCTCACCGGCGGCTTCTTCGGTTTGTTCACAGCTTGGTTTGCCTACCCGAACATCGAAGAGTCGATGAACGAAACCCGCCAGTATTACATCAAAAAATCAGCGGTCATCGAGGCTGGTAACTGA
- a CDS encoding amino acid ABC transporter permease has protein sequence MIGWLLMPFVLTILIRGIILPTFRTIVNNIGYYIVRPEVLISLDQTWRANGVLTLAGLLTGASWVIFKKLRSRSLAIVGGLVIIALMIPLSTQSRPWIFGITMPMAIPFLVTFSLSLLVGRAVGLSFVNVTGSARVLAAWWLFSIPIILIVLTTFEVGNEAVDPVEVLLIVPPNIWSGILLTLALSVVSIIASFPIGVLLALGRRSSLPVVKGFSILFIELVRGVPLITILFMAQVMLPLFLPLEVNIDRVLRAMAGMTLFTAAYLAEIVRGGLQAVRNEQIEAARALGLNEFLVTSLVVLPQALRAVIPPIMGQFVSIFKDTSLVAIVGLLDVLAVSESVIKARDYLGAVREMYLFVGLFYFVLSYAMSQVSRRLEVQLGVVEKD, from the coding sequence ATGATCGGTTGGTTGTTGATGCCTTTCGTGCTCACCATTTTGATCCGTGGGATCATCCTGCCCACCTTCCGCACCATCGTGAATAACATCGGGTATTACATCGTCCGCCCGGAGGTGCTCATTAGTCTTGACCAGACCTGGCGGGCAAATGGGGTGCTCACGCTCGCTGGTTTGCTGACAGGCGCCTCATGGGTGATCTTCAAGAAACTCCGGTCTCGGAGCCTTGCCATCGTTGGCGGGCTGGTCATCATCGCCTTGATGATCCCACTCAGCACACAGAGTCGCCCCTGGATATTCGGAATAACCATGCCCATGGCGATCCCCTTCTTGGTCACATTCAGCTTGAGCCTGCTGGTCGGTCGAGCCGTGGGTCTTTCCTTTGTCAACGTAACCGGGAGCGCGCGGGTGCTGGCGGCGTGGTGGTTATTTAGCATTCCCATCATATTGATCGTGCTGACTACCTTCGAGGTGGGCAACGAAGCGGTTGATCCGGTGGAAGTGCTTTTGATCGTGCCGCCTAATATTTGGAGCGGGATACTGCTTACACTGGCGCTCTCTGTGGTCAGTATTATTGCTTCCTTTCCGATCGGTGTGCTCCTGGCGCTTGGAAGGCGAAGTTCATTGCCCGTCGTGAAAGGATTCAGCATCTTATTCATCGAGTTGGTCCGGGGTGTCCCGTTGATCACGATCCTGTTCATGGCCCAGGTGATGTTGCCTCTCTTTCTACCGCTGGAGGTCAATATCGACCGGGTCTTGCGTGCCATGGCCGGAATGACGCTCTTTACCGCAGCCTACCTGGCCGAGATCGTCCGCGGCGGGTTGCAGGCGGTGCGCAATGAGCAGATCGAAGCGGCGCGTGCGCTCGGTTTGAATGAATTCCTGGTGACCAGTTTGGTGGTCCTGCCACAGGCTTTGCGCGCCGTGATCCCGCCGATCATGGGGCAGTTCGTCAGCATCTTCAAGGATACCTCGCTGGTGGCGATTGTCGGGTTGTTGGATGTGCTCGCTGTGAGCGAGAGTGTCATCAAAGCGCGTGATTACCTTGGCGCGGTACGCGAGATGTACCTTTTTGTCGGCTTGTTCTATTTCGTCTTAAGTTATGCTATGTCCCAGGTAAGCCGCCGCCTGGAGGTACAGCTTGGCGTGGTTGAAAAAGATTGA